The genome window GGAGCCCGAGGACCGTGATGCGGCAGCCTGGATCATCGCCGACGAGATCATGCGGGCCCGCACCGACCTGGACGACCTCGCATACCGGCTCTGGCGCGACAGTGCCCTGGCCGGCACCCCGCTGGCTGGCCCCGATCGCGCGCACGTCCTGCTCTACGTCGGCCCGGTATTCGAGGCCAACGACACCACTGGCGTCACCGGCTACGTGGGCGAGTGGCTCTGGTACCTCTCCACCCGCGACCTTCCTCCCGAGCCGGGGCGCAGCGTGGAGATCCTGGACCCGCCCTCGTCGACGGTGACGGACAGCGGGCCGGACGGGCTGGTGATCCACCGGGTGCCCGGCAGCGAGCTGGGGTTCGTCTTTCGGTTGTGGGAGATGAAGAAATTCACTGCGGAAAAGACGAAGCCGAGCGACACGATCCGCAAGGCGTGGCAGCAGTTGAACACCTGGGGGGCGCGGTACCTGGGCCAGATCTCGTGGGGAGGCCGGGAGCTGGCCCCCGACACCCGGGAGTTCGTCGCCTCAATGGCTCGGCAATGGGTGGACGCGAAGGCGTCGGGGAACGGCGGGGTCAGTATCGCGCTCGACGCCGCAGACACCCCGGACACGGCCTTCGAGCGCTCGCACCAGCACTTCACCACCCACACCCACCCGGGCGCGCTGCGGGGCGTGGTGGTGGCGATCGGGGATCTTGAAGACTTCGCGAAGGACGTGAGGAGGTACGTGTGGAGCGCACTCTAGACCCGGAGGTGCTCGCGTCCGCGCTCGGCGAGTACCGGGTGGGCGGGGTGCTGCCCAGCGCACAGGACCTGCTGGCGGCGATGACCGAGCTAGAGGTCGCGGCCTTCCGCGGTGAGCGGGAGATCGAGGACGAGACCCTCGCCACGGCGTGGTACCTGCACGGGCTCGCCGCGCTCGCCCCGGAGACTCCTGGCTACGACGCGGTGCGGGTGCGGCGAGCCTTCGCCGCAAGCGCGCACCTGATGGACCTCGCCCTGGGCGACGAACGCCGCCCCGAGGCTGAGCGGCTCCAGATCGCCTTCGCCGCCCAAGCCGGGTACCGGCGCAGCGAGCAAGACCCGAACGCCACCGCCGTCTACCGGCAGGTTCGCGCTCTCGTCGACATCACCGGTGAACTGCGTGGGCACATCGGCACCCTGGCGGCGGAGGCCGGCGTCGTCTTCCTCAGCTTCGACCGCCCGGAGCTGGGCCGGGCGCTGCGTGCGTGGCGGCGGCAGCTGCGCGGCCTGCGGGCGGTGATGCGCCGCGAGTCCCTGGCGGGGACGATGTACGGGCCCGCAGAGGCCGTCGTGGAGGCCGTTTTCCACCTGTACCAGTTCCTGGGGTTTGGCGAGGAGCGGGATCTGTTGGCGGCGCAGCGGCTGCTGCGGGACGTGATGACGCAGATGGCTGGCCGAGGCGATCGGCTGGCGCGGTGGGTTGCCGCGCACCTGTTCCAGCTAAGCGGGGAGATGGCGGCAAGCAGTCTGTACCAGCTGCTCCCCCCGGGAACTCCCCCGGAAGTGGCGCGGAGCTTTGCGCTGTCGAAGCCGCCGGTGATGACGCTCTGGCCGCCGCAGCGCCAGCTCCTGAAGCTCGAGCGTGGCAACCCGCTCGACCCGGCGACGTCACGAAGCCTGATCAGCGTGCCGACCAGCGCGGGCAAGACGCTGATGGCCCAGCTGGTGATCTGCTCGCACCTGGCGCAGCGCCCCGGGCGCGTGGTGTATGTGTCGCCGATGCGCAGCCTGGGGCGGGAGATGCGCGGAACGCTGCGGGGCCGGCTGCGGGTGCTAGGGCGGCGCCTGGCCGCAGAGCAACCGGAGTTCCCGCTGGGCCCCTGGACCTCCTCGGCCGAGCCAGACGGCGGGGACGTGGAGATCGTGACCCCCGAGCGGCTCATGCACATGATCCGCAACAACCCCGGCGAAGCACTGGCGGAGGTCGGGCTGGTCGTCGTCGACGAGGCCCACCACCTGGGCCAGGGGCGGCGCGGCTTCGTGCTGGAGAGCCTGCTCACGCTGCTGCAGGCCCGCAGCGACATCCGACTCGTGCTGCTGTCCGCGGCGGTCGGCAACAAGGGTGACATCGCCTCGTGGCTCGACCCGCATCGCCCCGAACGGGAGGTCTACTTCACCGACACCTGGCGTGGCCCGCGCCGGATGCACGGGCTCATGTATCCGAACCTCATGACGGAGCAGGCCGAGCTGACGGAGCGGCGGCCGACGGCGAAGCATGCCTCGCCAGGGCTCGCCACCGTGCCCGTCGAGACCCTCCTCGATGTCCGGCCGACCGCCTCCTCCGCCATTGCCCGGCTGACTACCGGCGAGGTGGGCACGCGGCGCTTCGCCGGCACCGCAGGCCGGTGGACCGCGCGGACCCGTCTGCCAGGCGGGATCGCCGACTACCAGGTCTTCGCCGCCGGCGCCGCGGAACTCACCGCGAACGGCAGCGTGCTCATGGTTGTCGGCACCCGGCGGGCAGCCCGTGACGCGGCACTCGCCATCGCCGAGCGCCTCCCCGAGCGGCCCGAGGCCGCGGCCCTGACCGACTACCTCGCCGACACCCTCGGCGCGGAGCACCCGCTGGTGCGCTGCACCCTGCACGGCGTCGCCTACCACCACGGAGCCCTGCCCGAGGACGTCCTCCACGCTGTCGAGGGCGCGCTGCGCCGCGACGAGCTCCTGGCGATCGCCAGCACCAGTACCCTCACCGACGGCGTCAACCTGCCCGTGCGCACCGTCATCGTCCACCACAAGGTCGACGGCGACCCGCTCACCTACGACGGCCAGCGCGCTCTGTCCCCCGCCGAACTCCTCAACGCCATCGGCCGCGCCGGGCGGGCCGGCCGCGAAAGCGAGGGATGGATCTTCCTGACCCGCCCCTACCCGCCCCGCCCCGCCGAGTTCGACTCCCTCAACCCCGACCCGGAGCAGTTGCGCGTCGTCTCCGCGCTGCTGACCGACGAGGCCCTGACCGCACTCGCCGACGCCGAGGACACCCTGCGACAGGACGCTGACGGAGTCTTCGCGCTAGCGGACGATATCGCCGCAGACTTCGCCTCGTTCGTCTGGCTCGTCCTGCAGCTCCACGCTTCCTCGCCAGCGCCGCACGGCAATCCCATCGACGCCCTAGACGCAATACCGGTGATTTAGGTCTTTTTCCGGGAGGTTGGGGCTGGTTTGGTGGGTCCGACGAGGGTGACTA of Streptomyces sp. NBC_01363 contains these proteins:
- a CDS encoding DEAD/DEAH box helicase, giving the protein MERTLDPEVLASALGEYRVGGVLPSAQDLLAAMTELEVAAFRGEREIEDETLATAWYLHGLAALAPETPGYDAVRVRRAFAASAHLMDLALGDERRPEAERLQIAFAAQAGYRRSEQDPNATAVYRQVRALVDITGELRGHIGTLAAEAGVVFLSFDRPELGRALRAWRRQLRGLRAVMRRESLAGTMYGPAEAVVEAVFHLYQFLGFGEERDLLAAQRLLRDVMTQMAGRGDRLARWVAAHLFQLSGEMAASSLYQLLPPGTPPEVARSFALSKPPVMTLWPPQRQLLKLERGNPLDPATSRSLISVPTSAGKTLMAQLVICSHLAQRPGRVVYVSPMRSLGREMRGTLRGRLRVLGRRLAAEQPEFPLGPWTSSAEPDGGDVEIVTPERLMHMIRNNPGEALAEVGLVVVDEAHHLGQGRRGFVLESLLTLLQARSDIRLVLLSAAVGNKGDIASWLDPHRPEREVYFTDTWRGPRRMHGLMYPNLMTEQAELTERRPTAKHASPGLATVPVETLLDVRPTASSAIARLTTGEVGTRRFAGTAGRWTARTRLPGGIADYQVFAAGAAELTANGSVLMVVGTRRAARDAALAIAERLPERPEAAALTDYLADTLGAEHPLVRCTLHGVAYHHGALPEDVLHAVEGALRRDELLAIASTSTLTDGVNLPVRTVIVHHKVDGDPLTYDGQRALSPAELLNAIGRAGRAGRESEGWIFLTRPYPPRPAEFDSLNPDPEQLRVVSALLTDEALTALADAEDTLRQDADGVFALADDIAADFASFVWLVLQLHASSPAPHGNPIDALDAIPVI